CAGCAAAGCCAAAACAAATCCACATCGACGGTCGACGGTGACAACGGCGCCCAGAATGAATCCGAATGTGACGATATAGATCCCGGTCCCTGGATCCCCCCCCGGGCCGACGAAGAGATGGAGACAAGGGAGGATTCATGGACCCAGACTATAAACCAATTCATTTGGGAGCAAGCGCAAAAGGGCAAGCCCAAGGAAGCGCAGAGCCAATATCGTACCGCAAAGGTTGTGTGGACCAACAAGTGGAAGAACATCAGGACAGACTTGTTCGATACCTATCTCCGATACAAGCGCTTTAGCGACGAAGGAGATATCTTTCTCGGTATAGAGCACCTCAACAAGAAGTGCAAGTGCACTTCCACCAAGTCACGAGATGTTGCCTTCATCGACAGGGATAATCGTAAGTCTCAGCTTTGGCAGTTAATAGTAAAAACTCTGCTAAATGCATTTTGTTTTTTCACAGACTGTTATGAGTCAGTGCCATTCTGCAAATGTATCCCCGATCCCGTTCGTCTTCTAGCTCGTGGCTTCATAGCTGTCTCTCCTGATACTCCCAAAACAGCAATCTCCATCTCCGTTGTTCAGTATTTTGAGACGATACGGGAAAGCGTGCCCATGTCTGTCTCTGGCTTCGCAAAGGAGTTGTGGCGGTGCCATACTCTGAGAGGAGAGGCTCACAGTTCCCAGATAACCCACAGAGTGCGTGCCACCTTGAGATCTGCGACTCGACTAATGGCTCCGTTCGCTAGCTTCGTAATGGAGggcctcttcttcgacaAGCTTTATTCGTCTTTCGCGATCTACTTCTACAGGATGCGCAATTCAACCGAGAGGCGTTACCCCTTGATCCTGTTGAAGAGCTCTCAACAAAGCGTCCAGCCTGTTTTGGACTCCGTGTCGAAAAGGATTTGCAAGCAGGTGATAGCGACCACTTTCTCGCCGCCGACGGCAATTTCAGTCACTTAGACCTTCCACAACCACCAGAATGACTTCATCATTCGAGAGGTATGATGGCGTAACATAGCTGAACTCGATAAAGTATGGGGGACGACCTATTGTTGATGACGGACGCGTGGAGGTGGTGAACAATGAGCGAGAAGATGGCGATGAATATACATTATGGTTGTTCTGACTGTTGGAACCAAGAATGGGGGGAAGGCTCAGTTGTTAAATGGCTTCCAATGGAAGTTGGAGCGAGATCGGAATGCTCCTATCTTCTAATGATGGTCCGTCGAATAACTGGCGATTCATCATCGACGACTGTCATTTTGCGAGTGTCTCTTGTTCTCGATTTCCTCACTCTTTCGGCAACAGTATTCTGAAGGAGCACAAAGGAAGGATAGCAAATAATACTACAGTGGATTAGTAAGCTGCTGATTGAAGCACCACAAGCAATCGCACACTGCTAGATATGACAGTATTTTATCAATGAATCGGTGGCTCATTTTTATGAATCGTGCAATCCTAAATTTCTATGCTGCTCTCAATAGTATGCTTCAGTCCACAGTAAAGAGTAGTCAGTTTTGGAGAGATAATGCGATGGAAcaggaaaagaagaaatgCAAATGAAGCGCCCCGTCGGACGTGATAAAGCTGCGGTGATAGGCGGGCACTGTAGATAAGTACGTAACCACCGATGATGAattgatgatgacgaggaCTTTCAATAACACGTAGGAGCAGCTTCTTCTATCTCTTTTGTTGCTTCGTTCGTTGTTGCTGTCGCGGCAGCATTCATCAAGCAAACAACAATTATTTGTAGCGGGCACGACAAATCGATGGCAAGCAGTAAGAAAATGGCCGAGAGATGACGATGTGATAAAAAAGTGGCGCCTTCCGATCACCATCCTCCGTCACCGAATACTACGCGCCAGCAGCTGCAAGTATTTGTCGTGTCTATCTTTTTAGCGCGAAATCAATAATATCCAACGAACTTCGTCTGATATTGGATCACACAATCTTTAACCGTCTGTGGTTCCCACGTCTCAAAGGCGATTTTTAACATTATACATGGAGTCCAGTACCGCCAACTATTTCAGATTCTAGAAAAAAAATTCCAAATCTTTGAATCCACCATACAAATGTGAACTTCTACCTATCACCGCAACAATTACATGGTAAAATGATCAGGACCGCACAATAATCGACAATACGTACGCAAGAAGCAAGGTCTACTGCTGCGAACATCAGACGCAACAAGTCCTTACTCGACAGCTGGCTGCTTGAGAAAAGAACCCAACTGATTCCCCAATTGGATAACCCCTACTTGTGCCGAGCTTGCATTATTGGCGACTTGAAGCATGCAATAATTTCGTGTGATTTTGAAAAAACGACGATAGCGACATCCCAGATGTCATCTTGGTTAACGGTCAAACCCGAAATCATTTGATCATTCACTCAAGCAGCCAGTAAATTACTTATAAGATCACCGTCACCCACACTactctccttccttttcagCAGAAACTTCACTTTCTTCATTTTACAACTCAGTTTACCCCTCTAAACAACAAAAATGCCTGTTGCTCTCGCCACTCCCACCATCAACCCAATCGAGTCCATCAAGACTGGCCTTGCCGCCGTCGATGTGAACAAGGAGACTCATTTTAACCTTCGAGCATACTCTCACTTCGACTCCACTCCCAGCATTGGTACTGAGTTCCGAGACTCACCTTCTAAGGACGGCAAGCCTGTCTTGACTATTCGAAACATCCTCGGGAATGATGAACGGTTGAAGGCCCTTGGGCGACTCGTGTATGTATTGCTGGGCGGCTATCCGGGATTTGCGGCTAACTGAAGACGTAGTTCTGAGCGAGGTGTTGTCTTCTTCCGTGACGCCACAATCTCCCCTGAAGAGCAGAAGGAGCTTGTCGAAGCTCTTGGTCTCCACGGAGGAAAGCCTGAGACCAGTGGTCTACACATCCACCCTCTTACTCTTGAGGGCAGCGAGCTTGGTGATGAAATCAGTGTTATCTCCAACCAGTTCGTGTTCGACAAAAAATTCCAGAATAGGGATGACACCGTTTTGAAGAGACCTTTGGGTAGTTCACTCTGGGTAAGTTGAAAGTTATTATGATACTATCTGGGGAGTCAGCGCTCATAATTGACTACAGCATTCTGATGTTACCTTTGAACCCCACCCTTCTGACTACGCCACCCTTCAGATCAGAACCCTTCCCGAGAGCGGTGGT
This DNA window, taken from Cryptococcus gattii WM276 chromosome C, complete sequence, encodes the following:
- a CDS encoding Taurine dioxygenase, putative (Similar to TIGR gene model, INSD accession AAW42644.1); translated protein: MPVALATPTINPIESIKTGLAAVDVNKETHFNLRAYSHFDSTPSIGTEFRDSPSKDGKPVLTIRNILGNDERLKALGRLVSERGVVFFRDATISPEEQKELVEALGLHGGKPETSGLHIHPLTLEGSELGDEISVISNQFVFDKKFQNRDDTVLKRPLGSSLWHSDVTFEPHPSDYATLQIRTLPESGGDTLWASAYEAYDRLSPAYRNFLENLTATHIGQNFLNIVRESNATVREPRGAPENVGQHLSAVHPVIRTNPVTGWKGLFVNRVFTKKINELTQQESDSLLEFLFEHVTGNHDIQVRFRWEENNLAIWDNRCTFHAATWDLDKNVREGTRSVSVGERPFYDPNSISRREALYIEKEKLEKANEAV